A part of Arachis hypogaea cultivar Tifrunner chromosome 12, arahy.Tifrunner.gnm2.J5K5, whole genome shotgun sequence genomic DNA contains:
- the LOC112730234 gene encoding lipoxygenase 3, chloroplastic, producing MRMVKEILGQSVVVEAFCFDASRRCHTHQNNNKKHKISMFPSFSCSSILLPIVKRRTTFDDLISSNKSLHDGGGVTLTISASVTIKNSKEFMAMMLHYFDSFSHNTTGGDRGIIMQLVSTQIDPTTMEGKLSKRAVLDWTRELLFNGGGDSERSTHKVEFEIDSNFGFPGAITVTNKYDKEIFLETISIEGGFVEFSCNSWVQPEKVHPDKRIFFTNKACLPCDTAEGVKELRKEELRQKRGDGNGMRKVMSDRVYDYDVYNDLGNLDKGIQHVRPILGTKQHPNPRRCRTGRPPVITNEKYESCVNAFMETYVPRDEVFEGVRKEALDVERVKGVTRNLIPFIRTYITKCGVFKELLEIKNIYKRRHQVDAMNHTNEENGTLSIDVNKLFQDSFEEYFKFSTPHIISGNGGCCITDEELGRQALAGVNPLSIKRLQTFPPVSDLDPSMYGPQESALKAEHIISHLDGMSVQQAIVEKKLFILDYHDAYMPFLKGINAQEDRKAYATRTILYLTRMGTLKPIAIELSLPEGEHQQQQSKQVLTPPLDATSYWLWQLAKAHVCSNDAGVHQLVHHWLRTHACMEPFIIAAHRQMSVTHPIFKLLKPHMKYTLQINALARKALINGGGIIESDFSTGRYSTEIVSAAYKDWWRFDMEALPADLIRRGLAEPDRAQPLGIKLTIEDYPYANDGLLIWFALERMVRTYVNYYYHNGLMVRSDTELQGWYNEVINVGHGDHAHATWWPTLATPRDLISVLTTLIWIASVQHSAVNFGQYPLGGYVPMRPPLVKKLLPKEGDPEYKEFLEDPEGFLCSSLPNMFQTTKFLAVLNILSQHPEDEEYIGQRRDLSDWIGDPKIIEAFYDFSIELKRIEKEIEKRNKDQILRNRCGAGIPPYELLIASSGPGVTCRGVPNSIST from the exons ATGAGGATGGTTAAGGAAATTTTGGGACAAAGTGTAGTGGTTGAAGCATTTTGTTTTGATGCTTCTAGAAGATGTCACActcatcaaaataataataagaaacacaaaatttcaaTGTTTCCCAGTTTCTCTTGCTCATCAATTCTGTTGCCCATTGTGAAGAGGAGAACCACCTTTGATGATTTGATTAGTAGTAATAAGAGTCTCCATGATGGTGGTGGCGTAACGTTGACGATAAGTGCAAGTGTTACTATAAAGAATAGTAAGGAGTTCATGGCAATGATGCTTCATTACTTTGATAGTTTCAGCCATAATACAACTGGTGGGGATAGAGGAATCATCATGCAGCTAGTTAGCACTCAAATTGATCCCA CAACAATGGAGGGAAAGCTGAGCAAGAGAGCCGTACTGGATTGGACAAGAGAATTATTATTTAATGGAGGTGGGGATAGTGAGAGGTCCACTCACAAAGTTGAATTTGAGATTGACTCTAATTTTGGATTTCCGGGAGCCATTACAGTCACAAACAAATATGACAAAGAGATCTTCTTGGAAACCATTTCCATTGAAGGAGGCTTTGTGGAATTTTCTTGCAATTCTTGGGTTCaacctgaaaaggttcacccagacAAGAGAATTTTCTTCACCAACAAG GCATGCTTACCATGTGACACAGCAGAGGGTGTGAAGGAACTACGAAAAGAAGAGCTGAGACAAAAGAGGGGAGATGGAAATGgaatgaggaaggtgatgagtgatAGGGTTTATGACTATGATGTCTACAATGACTTGGGAAATCTAGACAAGGGCATTCAACATGTTAGGCCAATTTTGGGAACCAAACAACATCCTAATCCTAGGCGTTGTCGAACTGGCCGTCCACCTGTCATAACTA ACGAGAAATATGAGTCGTGTGTGAATGCATTCATGGAAACATATGTGCCAAGAGATGAAGTGTTTGAAGGAGTTAGAAAGGAGGCACTTGATGTGGAGAGAGTGAAAGGTGTAACAAGAAATTTGATTCCCTTCATAAGAACTTATATAACTAAGTGTGGAGTCTTTAAGGAGCTATTAGAGATTAAGAACATATACAAAAGAAGGCATCAAGTGGATGCAATGAATCATACTAATGAGGAGAATGGGACACTTTCTATTGATGTTAACAAGTTATTCCAAGATTCCTTCGAAGAGTACTTCAAATTTAGCACTCCACACATTATAAGTG gGAATGGTGGTTGCTGCATAACAGATGAAGAACTTGGGCGTCAGGCCTTGGCTGGCGTCAACCCTTTAAGCATAAAAAGGCTTCAG ACTTTTCCACCGGTGAGTGATTTGGACCCCTCCATGTATGGTCCACAAGAGTCCGCTCTAAAAGCAGAGCACATAATTAGCCACTTGGACGGCATGTCCGTACAACAG GCTATagtggaaaagaagctattcatttTGGATTACCATGATGCTTATATGCCCTTTCTAAAAGGGATCAATGCTCAAGAGGACCGAAAAGCATATGCAACTCGTACCATATTGTACTTGACTAGAATGGGAACTTTGAAACCTATTGCCATAGAGCTGAGTCTTCCTGAGGGGGAGcaccaacaacaacaatccaAACAGGTTCTAACACCTCCATTGGATGCCACTTCTTATTGGTTGTGGCAACTTGCCAAAGCACATGTTTGCTCCAATGATGCTGGAGTTCACCAACTTGTTCATCACTG GTTGAGGACCCACGCGTGCATGGAGCCATTCATCATAGCAGCACATCGCCAGATGAGTGTCACGCACCCTATCTTCAAGCTCCTAAAGCCTCATATGAAATACACACTGCAGATAAATGCATTGGCTCGCAAGGCTCTTATCAATGGTGGAGGCATCATTGAATCTGACTTCTCTACCGGCAGATACAGCACTGAGATCGTCTCGGCCGCTTACAAAGATTGGTGGCGTTTTGACATGGAAGCCCTCCCAGCTGACCTTATTAGAAG GGGACTAGCAGAACCAGACAGAGCACAACCTCTTGGGATAAAACTTACAATTGAAGATTACCCTTATGCAAATGATGGGCTTCTTATTTGGTTTGCTTTGGAGAGGATGGTTAGAACTTATGTGAACTACTACTACCATAATGGCCTAATGGTACGGTCGGACACTGAACTCCAAGGGTGGTACAATGAGGTCATCAACGTAGGCCATGGTGATCATGCACATGCTACTTGGTGGCCAACACTTGCCACTCCCAGAGATCTTATCTCAGTCCTCACCACACTCATTTGGATTGCTTCAGTTCAGCATTCAGCAGTGAATTTTGGGCAGTACCCTCTTGGCGGGTACGTCCCGATGCGCCCGCCGCTGGTGAAGAAGCTGCTACCCAAGGAAGGAGATCCAGAGTACAAGGAGTTCTTGGAGGATCCCGAAGGTTTCTTGTGTTCTTCCCTGCCGAATATGTTTCAAACCACCAAGTTTCTTGCAGTGCTTAACATACTCTCTCAGCATCCGGAGGATGAAGAATACATAGGGCAGAGAAGGGACTTGTCAGATTGGATTGGTGACCCTAAAATCATAGAGGCATTCTATGATTTCTCCATAGAGCTAAAGAGAATAGAGAAGGAGATTGAGAAGAGGAATAAAGACCAGATTCTTAGAAACAGATGCGGTGCTGGGATTCCACCATATGAATTGCTTATAGCTAGCTCTGGTCCTGGAGTTACTTGTAGAGGGGTGCCTAATAGCATAAGTACATAG
- the LOC112729314 gene encoding protein FAR1-RELATED SEQUENCE 5-like: MGQEFSHEGVNSEHTSYDQYEQEEEKHEEVDVDYMDEDDTNVEPMFDYHGFDEGYNIDSLEDIGMIEFWNIRDEDVCHFHFSDVDIAFEFYNRYAKTRGFSARKNRTRKSRAGALKLKNFVCHRKGFRPPNNYGIGNLKRKPTPETRCGCSAMMEIRVDAPSGRWFISYFSDEHNHPLLDPRLTGLLPGHRFMSEADIGHMVNMKKGGISVGQIYRALANQAGGYEYLSFTQRDMYNKIAKQRRQLPSDAYAALKYLEDQATNDPSLYFNHHMDADGTLRNLFWCDGLSRADYSLFGYVLAFDATYKRNKYMCPLVVFSGVNHHNQTIIFAAALICDEEKDTYRWLLQQLKVAMNGKAPVSVITDGDLSMKFAIEKEFPNAHHRLCAWHLIRNATSNIGKPHFTSMFRKCMLGDYEIDVFRQKWFEMVEGFGVENKNWVLDMYKKRHSWATAHIRGKFFAGFRTTSRCEGLNSIIAKYVNSRYNLVEFIQHFNRCVDHIRWKEVQADLASVNGRPSMQTCFQQLERSAANVYTLSIFHMFQPILVRAASMKVINMRQTGSYVIYSVGLDQMPNEMWRVFCCDIEMEFNCSCMRMESFGIPCEHIVCVLVHEDIEELPRSLVLPRWTKTAKVGLQNAVGLHWDSLMLSQYGCLMDWFRQLANFACRDNERFIFTRKMAMNLLKQFKEEDAAQKGGGSMMQIV, from the coding sequence ATGGGTCAGGAATTTTCTCATGAAGGGGTTAATAGCGAGCATACATCATATGATCAGTATGAGCAGGAGGAAGAAAAACATGAGGAAGTTGACGTGGATTATATGGATGAGGACGACACAAATGTGGAACCAATGTTCGATTATCACGGCTTCGATGAAGGGTATAACATTGACTCACTCGAAGACATTGGGATGATAGAATTTTGGAACATCAGGGATGAAGATGTATGTCATTTTCACTTTTCTGATGTCGACATTGCATTTGAGTTCTACAATAGATATGCAAAGACAAGAGGCTTTAGTGCTCGGAAGAACAGGACTAGGAAGAGTCGTGCGGGCGCACTTAAGTTGAAGAATTTTGTATGTCATCGTAAAGGATTTAGACCGCCAAATAATTACGGCATCGGAAACCTTAAGAGAAAACCTACACCCGAGACAAGGTGTGGCTGCAGTGCAATGATGGAAATTCGTGTAGATGCACCTAGCGGTCGttggtttatttcttatttttctgaTGAACACAATCATCCGCTTCTGGATCCTCGGTTGACTGGATTGCTCCCTGGGCATAGATTCATGTCCGAGGCTGATATTGGCCACATGGTTAACATGAAAAAGGGTGGGATTAGTGTTGGGCAGATATATCGGGCATTAGCAAATCAGGCAGGTGGCTACGAGTATCTCTCTTTCACGCAAAGGGACATGTACAATAAAATAGCAAAGCAGAGGCGCCAATTACCTAGTGATGCATATGCAGCTTTGAAGTATCTAGAAGATCAAGCAACAAATGACCCTTCTCTCTATTTTAATCATCACATGGATGCCGATGGTACTTTGCGCAATTTATTCTGGTGCGATGGTCTCAGCAGGGCCGACTACTCATTATTTGGCTATGTGCTGGCGTTTGATGCTACCTATAAGAGGAATAAATATATGTGTCCACTGGTGGTATTTTCTGGTGTCAATCATCACAATCAAACAATTATCTTTGCTGCTGCTTTAATTTGCGATGAGGAAAAAGACACATACAGGTGGTTGCTACAACAACTGAAGGTGGCAATGAATGGGAAAGCACCTGTTTCGGTGATCACGGATGGTGATCTATCAATGAAGTTCGCCATTGAGAAAGAGTTTCCTAATGCACATCATAGATTATGTGCATGGCATCTGATTCGCAACGCAACAAGTAACATTGGCAAGCCCCACTTTACATCCATGTTTAGAAAGTGTATGCTAGGCGActatgaaattgatgtatttcgTCAAAAGTGGTTTGAAATGGTTGAGGGATTTGGTGTCGAAAACAAGAATTGGGTCCTAGATATGtataaaaagagacattcatggGCAACTGCACATATAAGAGGGAAGTTTTTTGCTGGTTTTCGGACTACTTCTCGGTGCGAGGGATTAAACTCGATCATTGCAAAGTATGTCAACTCAAGGTACAATCTGGTTgagttcattcaacactttaATCGTTGTGTCGACCATATAAGGTGGAAAGAGGTCCAGGCTGACCTCGCCTCTGTGAATGGGAGACCCAGTATGCAAACCTGTTTTCAACAGTTAGAGAGGAGTGCTGCCAATGTTTACACCCTATCAATATTTCATATGTTCCAACCAATCCTTGTACGGGCTGCATCAATGAAGGTAATAAATATGAGGCAAACTGGCTCTTATGTGATTTACTCTGTCGGTTTGGACCAAATGCCAAATGAGATGTGGCGTGTATTCTGTTGTGACATTGAGATGGAATTCAATTGTTCATGTATGAGAATGGAATCATTTGGCATACCTTGTGAACACATAGTTTGCGTCTTGGTGCATGAAGATATAGAGGAGTTGCCAAGGTCATTAGTCTTGCCTCGGTGGACCAAGACTGCCAAAGTGGGTTTGCAAAATGCGGTCGGGCTTCATTGGGATTCTTTGATGCTAAGTCAGTACGGTTGTTTGATGGATTGGTTTAGACAACTAGCCAACTTTGCTTGCCGAGATAACGAGAGATTTATCTTTACACGGAAAATGGCTATGAATTTGTTGAAACAATTTAAGGAGGAAGATGCTGCACAAAAAGGGGGGGGGTCAATGATGCAGATAGTGTAA
- the LOC112730236 gene encoding protein NPGR2-like, whose product MDGLFVPRNNIKEAILLLMILLRKVTLNRIEWDPSILDHLSFALSDSGNLMILANQLEELLPGTIHRKERFYALALCYYEAGKNVEALDLLRKLLSNREDPRHVPSLLMASKICCENFSVTKDPGVSFARMALENLDGRCNQLENMANFLLGVSLSAYSKLAISDAERVKRQSEALHTLETACKLSRMEDPVVLYHLSLEYAEQRKLDATLHYAKCIVKLEVGSNVKGWLLLSSVLSAQKRFLDAESIINAALDQTGKWDQGDLLRTKAKLQIAQGQLKSAIETYTQLLAVLQVHSKSFGSRNKLFKDKRDQIRNLEVEVWHDLAYVYISLSQWRDAEACLSKSRATKLYSSTRCHAIG is encoded by the exons ATGGACGGATTGTTTGTGCCTAGAAACAACATTAAAGAGGCTATACTTCTTTTAATGATTTTGCTTAGAAAAGTCACTCTAAATAGAATTGAGTGGGATCCTTCAATTTTGGACCACCTTTCATTTGCTCTATCTGATTCTGGAAATTTGATGATTTTAGCCAATCAATTGGAAGAATTGCTTCCTGGAACTATCCATCGAAAGGAGAGGTTCTATGCTTTAGCTCTTTGTTATTACGAAGCAGGGAAGAATGTGGAAGCGCTGGATCTTCTTAGAAAACTGCTGAGTAATAGAGAGGACCCAAGACATGTTCCAAGTTTGTTAATGGCTTCTAAGATTTGTTGCGAGAACTTCAGTGTTACAAAAGACCCTGGGGTAAGCTTTGCTCGGATGGCACTTGAGAACTTGGATGGAAGATGTAATCAGTTAGAAAATATGGCCAATTTCTTACTTGGTGTTTCACTTTCTGCATACTCGAAATTGGCCATTTCTGATGCTGAGAGGGTTAAGAGACAATCTGAGGCACTTCATACCCTTGAAACTGCCTGCAAATTGAGCAGAATGGAAGACCCTGTTGTATTATACCATCTGAGTTTAGAATACGCTGAGCAACGGAAGTTGGATGCTACACTTCATTATGCTAAGTGCATTGTAAAACTTGAAGTTGGCTCTAATGTTAAAGGTTGGTTACTGTTATCTAGTGTATTATCCGCACAAAAGCGGTTCTTAGATGCCGAATCTATTATCAATGCTGCTTTGGATCAGACTGGGAAATGGGATCAAGGTGATTTGTTACGAACAAAGGCGAAACTTCAGATCGCTCAGGGCCAGTTAAAGAGTGCCATTGAGACATACACTCAGCTTCTTGCTGTTCTTCAAGTTCATAGTAAAAGTTTTGGTTCTCGGAATAAGCTATTTAAg GACAAAAGAGATCAGATTAGGAATTTGGAAGTTGAAGTATGGCATGATCTTGCTTATGTATACATCAGCCTTTCACAGTGGCGTGACGCAGAGGCCTGCCTTTCAAAATCTCGGGCCACCAAACTATACTCTTCTACTAGATGTCATGCAATAGGGTAA